From the genome of Pseudobacteriovorax antillogorgiicola, one region includes:
- a CDS encoding RICIN domain-containing protein has translation MKLWTPAIALILAGCGASQNPSSLDEAWDTRNDPIIMDTSRNYEKNFANLPRSANLSKQPWSGDYWASYRGGISYRWNASVAEIDRYRYDPKPYYNLSQNQLRQLSPAEKYDILRGRRDYPLTQSERRRTRVLQSIPGRPEYIPGYKIPTWEGLCHAWAPATYSFEEPQPVTMRSPEGIEVPFGSSDIKALITYFMHQKQSSARTQFLGRRCNESFENLSGEALKKAKESSACRDVNAGAFHVVISNQIGIADESFVVDVTRDAEVWNQAIEGYSVQVVERRPVEQGYRNMAQGTETIVRVKTTMAYTVEVPSRWAGDTIKGPGTFRPATYRVTYDYWLELDAWGDILGGKWNTETRPDFLWKQTIPDFGAEWSELRKLYQASINGGVTPPEPGPQPEPPTDDMKPGFQIKFTHNKCVDIIGGVARSGQAVVQRTCDGRATQRWNFVARGNGWSLIQSAANPELCLDLESSSMQPGSRIIAYRCTGTSNQLWQITRFTFPGTANPEFTAIKVGHGSNMCMAPHPSQYYLDRAQLGQYQCTGNSFDRIVTPFPYLN, from the coding sequence CCAGTCGCAATTATGAGAAAAATTTCGCTAACTTACCCCGCTCTGCAAATCTTAGCAAACAGCCTTGGAGTGGTGACTACTGGGCTAGTTATCGCGGGGGTATCAGCTATCGTTGGAATGCATCGGTAGCAGAAATTGATCGTTATCGCTACGATCCGAAACCCTATTACAACTTATCGCAAAATCAACTGCGGCAGCTTTCTCCTGCAGAGAAATACGATATTCTTCGAGGGCGGCGAGACTACCCTCTGACGCAAAGCGAGCGCCGTCGGACCCGAGTTTTACAATCCATTCCTGGGCGACCGGAGTACATCCCAGGCTATAAAATCCCAACTTGGGAAGGACTATGCCATGCTTGGGCACCTGCAACTTATAGCTTCGAAGAGCCTCAACCAGTCACGATGAGAAGCCCCGAAGGTATCGAAGTGCCTTTTGGGTCATCAGATATCAAGGCGTTGATCACCTACTTCATGCATCAAAAACAATCTTCGGCTCGCACCCAGTTCTTGGGTCGGCGGTGCAATGAGTCATTTGAAAACCTCAGCGGCGAAGCGCTGAAAAAAGCCAAAGAAAGCTCAGCCTGCCGTGATGTAAATGCAGGCGCTTTCCATGTGGTTATCAGCAATCAGATCGGAATAGCAGATGAAAGCTTTGTTGTGGATGTGACCCGTGACGCGGAAGTATGGAATCAGGCGATCGAAGGCTACTCTGTCCAAGTTGTAGAACGTCGGCCTGTGGAGCAAGGCTATCGAAATATGGCCCAAGGTACTGAAACTATCGTCCGCGTTAAAACTACCATGGCCTATACTGTAGAAGTTCCGTCTCGCTGGGCTGGGGATACAATCAAAGGGCCAGGAACCTTTCGTCCCGCTACCTACCGGGTAACCTACGACTACTGGCTAGAGCTCGATGCTTGGGGAGACATTCTTGGCGGTAAGTGGAACACTGAAACACGGCCAGACTTCCTATGGAAGCAAACGATTCCCGACTTCGGCGCGGAATGGAGTGAACTAAGAAAGCTCTATCAAGCATCTATCAATGGAGGAGTCACACCTCCCGAGCCAGGACCACAACCTGAGCCTCCCACGGATGATATGAAACCAGGGTTTCAAATCAAATTCACCCACAATAAATGTGTCGATATCATCGGTGGAGTAGCACGTTCGGGTCAAGCTGTGGTGCAACGAACCTGTGATGGCCGCGCAACTCAGCGATGGAATTTCGTAGCACGAGGCAATGGCTGGAGCCTCATCCAAAGTGCTGCCAATCCAGAACTTTGTTTAGACCTGGAATCTTCGTCAATGCAACCAGGGTCTCGCATCATCGCTTACCGATGCACAGGAACCAGTAATCAACTTTGGCAGATCACGCGATTTACTTTCCCTGGAACAGCTAATCCTGAGTTTACAGCTATTAAAGTTGGGCATGGAAGCAACATGTGTATGGCTCCACACCCCAGTCAGTACTACCTAGACCGGGCTCAGTTGGGCCAGTATCAATGTACCGGCAACAGCTTTGATCGCATCGTAACGCCATTTCCCTACTTAAACTAA
- a CDS encoding class I SAM-dependent DNA methyltransferase, whose amino-acid sequence MYHEPSIQDFDEIISQGPIPIRFPRKSDLDQDEEWCEIKMDGEWRKIRFHDYDEIYKIPGLYETIFYRTLRCNSPWKVADLLRDVILEEKINPEEMRVFDLGAGNGMMGEALQNLGIRSITGCDILDAAKAATIRDRSWAYNEYFAMDLTNCDESIMTHLKEQRFNLVTTVAALGFGDIPPAVFSVAYNLLDVGGLVAFNIKEDFLSKEDQGGFSGLINNLTKSGQLRIEYYRRYCHRFSINGDPLFYIGIVAQKTTDADI is encoded by the coding sequence TTGTATCACGAACCTTCTATTCAAGATTTCGATGAGATTATCAGCCAAGGTCCAATTCCTATTAGATTTCCACGGAAGTCAGACCTCGATCAAGATGAGGAGTGGTGTGAAATCAAAATGGATGGCGAGTGGCGGAAAATTCGCTTTCACGACTATGACGAGATTTATAAGATCCCTGGCCTCTACGAAACCATCTTCTATCGAACCCTGCGCTGTAATTCCCCTTGGAAAGTTGCTGATCTTTTGCGGGATGTGATCCTAGAGGAAAAGATCAACCCTGAAGAAATGAGGGTTTTTGATCTCGGTGCTGGCAATGGGATGATGGGCGAGGCCCTACAAAATCTTGGCATCCGATCTATCACAGGTTGCGATATTCTTGATGCTGCAAAAGCGGCGACCATCAGGGATCGGTCGTGGGCCTACAACGAATACTTTGCTATGGATCTAACGAATTGTGACGAATCGATTATGACCCATCTCAAAGAGCAGAGGTTTAACCTAGTTACGACTGTCGCAGCTCTAGGGTTTGGTGATATCCCACCTGCTGTATTCTCGGTTGCTTATAACCTGCTAGATGTTGGTGGATTGGTGGCCTTTAACATCAAAGAAGACTTCCTCAGTAAAGAGGATCAAGGTGGATTCTCGGGTTTGATCAACAACCTCACCAAGTCTGGCCAACTGCGGATCGAATACTATCGAAGATACTGCCATCGTTTTAGTATCAATGGTGATCCCTTATTCTACATTGGTATCGTTGCACAGAAAACCACAGACGCAGACATATAG